A segment of the Sanyastnella coralliicola genome:
CAAAATGCAGACAAAATCATCGTCATCAAAGACGGAAAGATCGCGGAAGAGGGTACCCATCAGGAGTTGATTTCGAATAAGGGGGTGTATTTTAATTTGGTGGAGATGCAAACGTTTGAGTAGGCGTTAGGCTTTAGGCGATAGGCGTTAGTTCCCACTAAATAATGATTAGTAAATAATGATTACTGAATAATGAATTGATTCATAGTACCAGTTCATTATTCATTATTTACTTTTCCATCCCGTCTACAGTCCACGGTCCACCGTCTACTTTTCAGCCCAGCTGAAAAAAAAATCAAACTTTTTTGAAACCTTCCGAAACTACCCCCGTAATAGATACTGTAAGATGTTTCATGGTAAAAACACTCTTGCAATCAGTTAAGCAAGCAAAAGAAATTCAAGGTCCCGACGGGGACCTTTTTTCTTGTCCAGTAAAAAGCGCCCATCCCTTGACGAGATAGGCGCTTGTTGTTTCTGAAATCTGAATCTTACTTGCTGATAATCAGCTGCTCAGTAAATACAGTGTTGTTTCCTTTTGTGACAGATACGATGTAGGTGCCGTTTGATAGGTTCGCTGTGTCGAACTGTACGCGTGTTGATGTCACGTTGCGTTCTGTGATTAGCGTTCCGTTCATGTTGTGAACACGTACGATCGCTCCTTCAAGGTCTTGTGGAAGATCAACGCTTACCTGTCCGCCTGGGGCAGGGTTAGGGAACATTGAGACGTCACGTCCTGCTGTTGCCGCTTTTGCGTCGTAGTTCTCCATCATGCTTACTTGGAACTCGCGTGTTAGTTCTGCCAAAGTGTTGAGGTCAATTTCTCCCCAGATTCCAACTACGGCAAATCCTTCCTCGCCACCTGCGATCACCAATACTTCAGTAACCACTCCATTTTGTTCCTTGATCAAGACTTCAGCGTTTCCGTCTTTGTCATTGATTGTTACCAAGCTTTCGAACTCTTTTCCTGGACGCTTACGAGCTTCCGTGTAGTTCGCACGAGAACTTCCTTTGTCTTCAGAAGCCACCACTGCAACTCCTTCGATCATTCGGAACGCTTCCAATAGCTCTTCTTCCTCTTCATTTGTTGCTTCGATATGGTTCGCCATTTCGAACATCTTTCCCGAGAAAGTAATCTGCGTGAATTCTTCGTTAGAAGAGAAGTCGCTGAAGTAAGTTTCTATCGGGTTTTGTTGAGCGCTCATTGCGAAGCTTCCTGCCACCGCTACAAGCATTAATAGGTATTTTTTCATCGTTAAAGGATAGATCTTAATAATTCATTTCAAGGCAGACGACCTGGCCTCAAAGATGTTACGAGCTACTCTAAATTTAACAGTTCTTTACGAATGAAATGTGACCCAAGTCATGTACAAGCTGGGTCATCCTGCCCTACCTTTGTACCATGGCTATGAAAGGAAATAAGTTGTATTCGATCCTTCGAATGAAATGTCCGAAGTGTCATGAAGGGGATCTTTTCGAAGACAAGAACCCTTACCATCTCAAAAAGATTGCCGCAATGCCGGAGAAATGTCCGCATTGTGGAGAGAGTTTTTCTCGTGAACCTGGATTCTATTTTGGTGCAGCCTACGTGAGTTACGGATTGACAGTGGCCCTCTGGATTGCGATTCTAGTGGCTTTGCTCACATTTAACGCTCTGGGTTGGATCGAATATGGATTCTTCTCGCACCCGGTCGTTTTCATTGTGACGGGTATTGCGTCATTAATTCTGCTTCTGCCGTTGATTTATCGCTTGTCGCGAAGCATTTGGATTAGCATGTTCGTCAAGTACGACGAAGAAGCTGGACAAGCCCAAAAACAACAGGCATAAAAAAAACAAGAGCCGTCGTTTGACTGCTCCTGTTTGCTTTTTTACCTAAAATCTTAACCTATTGCTTTGGTTATGAGTCGCAGGCCGCTGCCTGTCAGTTTTCTCTTACGCTCACCAAAGCAAAAGGTTTCAAGACCACATCACTTGATCTTCTTGTCCTTCGTTCATAATGCGACTTTGCTCTTTGATAGATGCCTTGTGCACCGTTTCTAAGTAGCGTCGAACGAAGTCTTCTTGTAGGCCTAATTTTTTCGCTAGCGCGGAACGGGTTTCTAGTATCTCTTTCCAGCGCTCTAACTGAAGGATGGTTAATCCGTGATCTTTCTTGTACTCTCCAATCTCAGTGATCAGTTCCATGCGATCCTTTAAGAGTTGGATAATGTGGGTATCAATGTCATCAATACGCGCGCGCAAACCTGAAAGATCAGCCGATGAGGTTTGGTCGACGTTTTCTGTTCTCAGTTGAAGGTGATCAACCAATTCAACAAAACGTTCGGGTGTGACTTGCTGACGCGCATCACTCCATGCCTTTTCAGGGGTAGGGTGCGTTTCGATCATTAGTCCATGCATACCGAGATCCATGGCTTTTTGAGCCACATCAAGAAGCAACTCTCGTTTCCCTGTAATATGGCTAGGGTCACAGATGATCGGGAGGTCTGGGTGGAGCGCTTTGAGTTCGATAGGAATCTCCCACATCGGCGCATTACGGTAGATACCTGGGTTCGGACTAGAAAACCCGCGGTGCATCACCATGAGTTTATTCAAGCCATTATTAAGGAATCGCTCCACCGCACCAATCCAAAGTTGAAGATCTGGGTTGATTGGGTTTTTGATGATGACAGGAATGTCTACACCTTTCAAGGCATCAGCAATCTCTTGAACTGAAAACGGATTCACCGTTGTTCGCGCTCCAATCCACAACACATCCACGCCAGCCTTTAAGCAGGCCTCCACGTGTTGTGCATTGGCAACTTCTGTAGTGGTTGGGATACCAGAAGCTTTTCCAGCTTCTACGAGCCATTCAAGGGCCGGCTCTCCAATTCCTTGAAAAGAACCAGGACGAGTACGCGGCTTCCAGATTCCTGAACGGAAGAGGTTCACCTTTCCGCTTTTGCCGAGTTCAATAGCGGTTTGCATGACTTGCTCAGGCGTTTCCGCTGAACAGGGTCCGGCAATGATAATAGGGTGATCGGTTTGTATAGGCCACGAAGCCAAAGGAGCAATGTCCATTCGTTGTTCTTTGTAAGTAATAACAAAGATAGGCATGCTTTGATCTATGCCACACTGTGAAAGAGTCGTAAAATGGAATTATGAAATTTCTTGAAAGTGCCCAGGGCGGGACTCGAACCCGCACGCCCTAACGGACACATGGCCCTCAACCATGCCTGTCTACCAATTTCAGCACCTGGGCAAGTGCCCCTGGAAGTCAACTTGACGCTGATTCATCGATCGTCTAGCCAAACCTTCGGGGCTCATTTCTTCTCCTCAGGCTTTAGATCTGCATGGATTATTTCCAGGCCTAATGTTTTCAAGAACGTTTCTGCTTTTGAAGCAGTGAAGTGATCCCTCTGGGGCTCGAACCCAGGACCCATACATTAAAAGTGTATTGCTCTACCAGCTGAGCTAAGAGATCATTCCCGAATTGGGGGTGCAAATATATAACTGATCTCGTTAACACCAAAGAAAAAATGAAATCTATTCCGCGTTAGCGAAAAACAAATATTCAACCCTTTCTGAAAGCCCCGTCTAACCGACGATTGGTGCACGTTTATATTCTTTGTTAGGATCGAAAAGAATGCGGTAAGTGATCAGCATTCTTGAGACTTCGGCCCCTAGATTTTCAGCTACGTGAACCATCTTAGGGTTGAAATCGCCAATCCATGTCAGGGTAGTGGTATCGTATCGGTTCAGGGAAACGATATTCTCCTCGGCCCATTTAATCATCGCTCCTTCAATTCCTTGACCGTGGTAAGCTCGATCTACCCCAAAGACAATACCCACCATAATACGTGGAGTCTTTCGCCATTTGTGGTAAAGGAATTTCAACTTCCCAATCCAATTCAAGTCACCATTGACGAAACGGAAGATTTCATTTAGCTCCGGAATATTCACATAGAAAGCAATCGGCTTATCGTTGTGGTACACGAACTCAATGATGTCACGATCTACAACTGGCTTGAGCGACTTCATAATGCGCTGCGCCTGAGCTAGTGGCATCTTCTTGAATCCGTGATGTCCGCCCCAAGCATTGTTGTAAACCGTGCAGAAGTCTTGTGCTACTTCATCCCAAGATCGACCGCGAATGTTTGCAAAGCGGTAAGCCGGATCGTTTTTGATACGTTCATACTTGCGAACGAAAACCTCTTGAGCCGGCACATATAAATCGCGCTTGTAGACGAACTGTTTGAAGTAAAGGTTCCAGCCGTAATTATTGAAGAGCTCTTCGTAATAGGGCAGGTTGTAGTTCATGGCGTAACTCGGAATGTCTTCGAAGTTCTTCACCACCAATCCCCAGAAGCGATCTTTTTCTCCGAAGTTGATCGGGCCATCAACCGCTTCCATGCCTTGTTCTTTCAACCATTCAATGGCTGTGTCGAACATCAAATTGGCTGCCTCTTGATCATGTGGGCATTCGAAGAAACCGATTCCGCCGGTAGGCTGTTCCATTCCTTTTGAATACTTCACATTGACAAAAGCGGCAATACGACCGATGTCAGTTCCGTCTTTCACCATTACCCAGCGCTCGCAACTTCCATCACGAAGAAGCTTATTCTTGCTAGCATCGAAAAGCTTTTCAATGTCTTGCTTAAGATGTGGGATATAATTGGCGTGATCGCTGTAGATGTATTTGGGTACATCCATCCAGCGCTTTTCAAGTTGAGCCGAGTCTACCTTTACAAGCTGCATAGGGGAGTCAAGATTGCGGGCGAAATTACATCTTTTTGAATGGTTTGTATTCGGAATGCCGACTAACTCAACTTGTCCTAGAAGGCTTGATTTCATCAGTCTTTGCTAAAATCTGGCTACCTTCGCATCATGCAGGCAACTATTCTGGAACTTCCTGCATCATCAGTAATGTAAACTTGAAACCAACTTATCCATGAAGAGAAGCTGGATGTTAATAGCAGCGTTATTTGTGAGCGTGGTGGCCTTCGGTCAGCAGTCGAACGAATACCTCAACGATCAGTCAGAAGAGAAGGTCGCGTTCTGGAGCGCACAGGGCTGGATCTTCAACGAAGAAACTAAAACTGTGGAAGACGCGGTTGAGCTATCGAGCTTGACACCATTGAATGGAGCTCCTGAATTGACAGCAGCTACGTTTGATGCAAAGACTTTTGATCCACAGCAGTACATCATTCCTTTGAACAGCTCACAACCAACCTTTGTGAATGTTCCTGGAAAAGGAACGATCTACTTTCACAGCGTTCAGCGCTTTGAAACTCTCTGGAGCCGTCATCAGATCAACGAACAAGCGAAAGCCAAAAAGTAAGAGAAGATGAAAAAGATTATTGCAGCACTTTTATTGGCGATCCCTGTTCTTGCTTTCGGACAAGAAGTAAACATTAGTACTGGATCATACACCGGTTGTGGAGGATTCCTCGTGGATTCTGGAAACACTGCAGGTGATTACACTCCAAACGAAAACTACACCTTCCTTATCTGTGCAGAAGAACCAGAAGAAGTAATCAACCTCTACTGGAACCTATGCGACCTCGGAGAAGGTGACCAGATTTCAATTTACGATGGGGTAGATGATACTGCTCCGCTTATCGGAACTTACACTGGCTTCGATCTTCAAGCACAAGACATTTACAATTCGGTAGACAACACTACAGGGTGTCTTTTCCTCGTCTTCACATCTGACGCTGAAGACAACGGAAACTTCACGGCTGAAATCAGCTGTGGTTACCCTTGTGAACGTCCATTCGCGATTCTAGAAGGTCAAGACGAAATCCCATTATTGATCTGTCCTGGAGACGAAGTGAACTTCGATGCCTCTCCATCTACAGTAGCTGAAGGATTCGAGCTTACTGAATGGGAATGGGATTATGGTGATGGTGAAGTAGAGACATTTACTGATGGTCCTACAGCATCACACACTTACGATGTACCTGGTGCTTACAAAGTACAGCTCGGTTTGACAGACAACAACGAATGTGAGAACAACAACCTTACTGATTACTTGATCCTTGTTTCAACGGATCCTGATTTCACAGGAACATCTGTAGACGTGGAGATCTGTGTTGGTCAGGAAGTAGACCTTACAGGAGTTGTGAATGGAATTACTTGGGATGGAACTCCAGATGCGAACCTTGGTGGTGAGCTCTTCATTCCAGATGACCAGGAACAGTGTTTCGAATCAACAATTACTTACCAGGCTTTTGCTCCGAATCAGGTGGTAGAACAGCCGGAAGACATCGACGATATCTTCGTGAACTTCGAGCACTCTTTCATGGGTGACTTGACGATCTCAATCATTTGCCCAAGCGGACAGTCAATGGCACTACACCAGCAAGGTGGTGGTGGTACTTGGCTTGGTGAGCCAGTTGATGATGATGGGCAGCCAAACGCCCAAGGTGTTGGTTACGACTACTGGTGGGCACCAGACGCAACACTCGGAACATGGGCTGATGAGTCAGGAGGTTTCACAACACTTCCTTCAGATACCTACTCAAGTGCACAGCCATGGACGCTTCTAGAAGGATGTCCATTGAACGGAGACTGGACCATCGAAATCTGTGATTCATGGGGATCAGATAACGGATTCATCTTCGACTGGGCCATCAACTTCGATCCTGAGCTCTTCCCAGAGCCTATCGTGTTCACGCCGCAGTTCGGACCTGAATGTGATTCAACTTCATGGGCAGGACCTTCAATCATTGAAACAAGTGCTGACTGTAACGACATTACAATCCAGCCAACTTCTTCAGGACAAGAGCAATACGTTTACACAGCGACAAACAACCACGGTTGTACTTACGAGCAAACGGTGAACGTCATCATCACTCAAGGGCCAATCGCCGCAACTTCAGACGTACTTTATTGGTGTGGTAATGCGATCAGCCTTGATGGTCAGATTACGAACCCTGAAGCAGGAACAGTTTACGAGTACTCTTGGGATAACGGAGGACTCTTGAGCGATCCTAACGTGGCGAATCCACAGTTGGGTAACCTTGATGATGAAACAGTATTCACATTGACAGTGAATCCATTGGGAGCACCTGAATGTGCCTCAACCTCTTCTGTGCTTGTAGCGATTCCAGATGAGCCAATCATCTTCCCACAGGATACCATCATCGGATGTTTCGGTGAAGAGTTCTTGTTGGTAGCGCCAGACCAGTCTCCTGATTGGGACTACAACTTCGTTTGGGTGAATCTTGATGATGAAGACCAACCGCTTCCACAACAGCAAGGAATTGCCGTGGGAGATCCAGGAACATACCAATTGACTATTTCAATGGTTGATCCATGTAACTACGTGATCCAAGAGGAGATCGAAGTGATTATGGAAGTATGTGAATTGGGAGACATTCCAAACGTGATCACGCCAAACGGTGATGCCGACAACGACTTCTTCCGCATTGAAGGACTAGAGTACTTCTCTGGAAGCTCACTCCTTGTATACAACCGTTGGGGTGCGTTGATCTACGAAAGCGATAATTACAAGAGCAACTGGTCTCCAACAGAAGATGAAGCTTCTGAAGGAACCTACTACTTCATTCTTACAGTGAACTTCCCTGAAGGACCAGAAGAATTCACTGGAGAACTCACGATACTTAGAAAATGATCTGTTACTCGTAGCAGTTCTGTCTGTTTGTGGAAAGGCGTCTTCGGACGCCTTTTTGCTTTTATATCCCCCTATATTCGTTGCATGGATGCTATTGATGAGTTAGCGAAGCTTTCACAGCTCTTGCTGTTGGAACGAGAAGAAGAAGAGTCGCGATTGCAGGCGATAATCGAGCAGAAGTCAATCAAAGAACGAAGAGATGAAGGACTTTGCTGGGCGCCTGTTTCAGTAGAGAAGACTGATTTCGCCTTCGGCGGAACGCCAAGGCTTCTTTTAGAACGCAACGCTGGTGAACACCCGGTGCATGAGCTTCAGAAAGGCAGTCCCATCTTCCTTATCAACATAGACGATGCTTCACAACGCTACAAAGGGAGCATCACCAAGCTCGACGAGCTGACGGCCGAAGTCTTGCTTCACGAAGAAGACATCCCAGAAGGCATTCGAGAACCGAATTGGATTCTGGAATTGCGCTACGATGATCGCAGTTTCTTTGAAATGGAGAGGGCATTGAACGTTGCCATCAACATGGAAGCGGGCCAACAACGTGACTTGCGCGATCGTTTACTCGGCTATAAAGATTTGCTTCCCCTGGAAGAGAATAGTTTTCCTGTTAGCGATCAACTGAACCCTTCTCAACAAGAAGCCGTTTTTCGTGCCTTAAACGCTCAAGACCTAGCGATCGTCCACGGCCCTCCGGGAACGGGTAAGACCACCACTTTAGCAGAGGTCATCAAACACCTGACGAAACAAGAAAAGAGCATCTTGATCACCGCTCCAAGTAATACAGCGGTAGACAATTTGATGCTTAAGGTAGCCAAGGCTGGACTCAATCCTGTGCGTATTGGAAATAGCAGTCGAATGACTGATGAGGCCGTTCCCTTTTCGCTAGAGCATCGCTTAATTGAAGACAAAGAATACAAACTGGTTAAAGACCTTCGCAAGCGCGCCGCTGACCATCTAGATAAGGCTGGGAAGTTCAAACGAAACTTCGGAAAGGAAGAACGAGAAGCACGCCGTTCAGCTCGCAAAGAAGCGCGTGACCTAGAGAAGGAAGCCCGAAATCTTGAACGTGCCCTTGAACAGAAGATCATTGATCAATCGGATTTAGTCGCGTGCACCCTCATCGGTGCCGCTGATGTACGCATTCGTTCGCGTGTCTACGATGTGATCATTATCGATGAAGCGGGTCAAAGCCTAGAACCTGCGAGCTGGGTGCCGATTCTCAAAGGGAACAAAGTGGTGCTCGCAGGAGATCCACATCAATTACCCCCAACGGTGAAAAGTCAGGACGCAGCCAAACAAGGACTCGAGGTAAGCCTTCTCGAAAAGGCGGTAGAACGCACCAGTGCGAGCGTGCTCTTAGAAGAACAATACCGAATGAATGAGAAGATCATGGGCTTCTCCAACCAGTGGTTCTATGAAGGGCGACTGCAAGCCCACGAATCCGTTTCTCATCGAGCTTTACCGGATGAGTTGGCTATTGAATTCATTGATACAGCAGGTTGTGGTTATGAAGAGAAGGCTGCGAATGCTGGAGTTTCTAAATCCAACCCGGAAGAGATCACCATCATCCAAAAGCACCTAGACGAATTGATCAACGCCCATGGCGATCAAATAGAAGCCATTGGAGTTATCTCGCCCTATCGTGCTCAAGTAGAAGAAATGAAAACCCGTCTCCCCCAAGACGA
Coding sequences within it:
- a CDS encoding gliding motility-associated C-terminal domain-containing protein, with translation MKKIIAALLLAIPVLAFGQEVNISTGSYTGCGGFLVDSGNTAGDYTPNENYTFLICAEEPEEVINLYWNLCDLGEGDQISIYDGVDDTAPLIGTYTGFDLQAQDIYNSVDNTTGCLFLVFTSDAEDNGNFTAEISCGYPCERPFAILEGQDEIPLLICPGDEVNFDASPSTVAEGFELTEWEWDYGDGEVETFTDGPTASHTYDVPGAYKVQLGLTDNNECENNNLTDYLILVSTDPDFTGTSVDVEICVGQEVDLTGVVNGITWDGTPDANLGGELFIPDDQEQCFESTITYQAFAPNQVVEQPEDIDDIFVNFEHSFMGDLTISIICPSGQSMALHQQGGGGTWLGEPVDDDGQPNAQGVGYDYWWAPDATLGTWADESGGFTTLPSDTYSSAQPWTLLEGCPLNGDWTIEICDSWGSDNGFIFDWAINFDPELFPEPIVFTPQFGPECDSTSWAGPSIIETSADCNDITIQPTSSGQEQYVYTATNNHGCTYEQTVNVIITQGPIAATSDVLYWCGNAISLDGQITNPEAGTVYEYSWDNGGLLSDPNVANPQLGNLDDETVFTLTVNPLGAPECASTSSVLVAIPDEPIIFPQDTIIGCFGEEFLLVAPDQSPDWDYNFVWVNLDDEDQPLPQQQGIAVGDPGTYQLTISMVDPCNYVIQEEIEVIMEVCELGDIPNVITPNGDADNDFFRIEGLEYFSGSSLLVYNRWGALIYESDNYKSNWSPTEDEASEGTYYFILTVNFPEGPEEFTGELTILRK
- a CDS encoding AAA domain-containing protein; translated protein: MDAIDELAKLSQLLLLEREEEESRLQAIIEQKSIKERRDEGLCWAPVSVEKTDFAFGGTPRLLLERNAGEHPVHELQKGSPIFLINIDDASQRYKGSITKLDELTAEVLLHEEDIPEGIREPNWILELRYDDRSFFEMERALNVAINMEAGQQRDLRDRLLGYKDLLPLEENSFPVSDQLNPSQQEAVFRALNAQDLAIVHGPPGTGKTTTLAEVIKHLTKQEKSILITAPSNTAVDNLMLKVAKAGLNPVRIGNSSRMTDEAVPFSLEHRLIEDKEYKLVKDLRKRAADHLDKAGKFKRNFGKEEREARRSARKEARDLEKEARNLERALEQKIIDQSDLVACTLIGAADVRIRSRVYDVIIIDEAGQSLEPASWVPILKGNKVVLAGDPHQLPPTVKSQDAAKQGLEVSLLEKAVERTSASVLLEEQYRMNEKIMGFSNQWFYEGRLQAHESVSHRALPDELAIEFIDTAGCGYEEKAANAGVSKSNPEEITIIQKHLDELINAHGDQIEAIGVISPYRAQVEEMKTRLPQDERLIIQTVDGFQGQERDVIYISLVRSNENGELGFLTDYRRMNVAMTRAKRKLIVIGDSATIGQDEFYAAFLEYCEGVEGYRSAWEYI
- a CDS encoding bifunctional 3-deoxy-7-phosphoheptulonate synthase/chorismate mutase type II, whose protein sequence is MPIFVITYKEQRMDIAPLASWPIQTDHPIIIAGPCSAETPEQVMQTAIELGKSGKVNLFRSGIWKPRTRPGSFQGIGEPALEWLVEAGKASGIPTTTEVANAQHVEACLKAGVDVLWIGARTTVNPFSVQEIADALKGVDIPVIIKNPINPDLQLWIGAVERFLNNGLNKLMVMHRGFSSPNPGIYRNAPMWEIPIELKALHPDLPIICDPSHITGKRELLLDVAQKAMDLGMHGLMIETHPTPEKAWSDARQQVTPERFVELVDHLQLRTENVDQTSSADLSGLRARIDDIDTHIIQLLKDRMELITEIGEYKKDHGLTILQLERWKEILETRSALAKKLGLQEDFVRRYLETVHKASIKEQSRIMNEGQEDQVMWS
- a CDS encoding DUF983 domain-containing protein, which codes for MAMKGNKLYSILRMKCPKCHEGDLFEDKNPYHLKKIAAMPEKCPHCGESFSREPGFYFGAAYVSYGLTVALWIAILVALLTFNALGWIEYGFFSHPVVFIVTGIASLILLLPLIYRLSRSIWISMFVKYDEEAGQAQKQQA
- a CDS encoding DUF4252 domain-containing protein, with product MKKYLLMLVAVAGSFAMSAQQNPIETYFSDFSSNEEFTQITFSGKMFEMANHIEATNEEEEELLEAFRMIEGVAVVASEDKGSSRANYTEARKRPGKEFESLVTINDKDGNAEVLIKEQNGVVTEVLVIAGGEEGFAVVGIWGEIDLNTLAELTREFQVSMMENYDAKAATAGRDVSMFPNPAPGGQVSVDLPQDLEGAIVRVHNMNGTLITERNVTSTRVQFDTANLSNGTYIVSVTKGNNTVFTEQLIISK